A window of the Lolium perenne isolate Kyuss_39 chromosome 7, Kyuss_2.0, whole genome shotgun sequence genome harbors these coding sequences:
- the LOC127315733 gene encoding uncharacterized protein, with translation MAREFEALALNGHNYPTWAMDTKIALESRGIVRAIQVEQDPLPAGVTPLTEEQKYIALYIIRHHIHPDLKSEYLEEESPSTLFQALKTRYEQQKAVVLPEALHDWTHLRLQDFKSIGEYNHEVHKISSKLRFCGKEPTDAEKIEKTLSTTLPSDRILQQQYRARDYQVYSDLIHILLQAEKHDELLAKNGSQRPVGSQPLPEVHMNVANGRKFDGGFKGKPSNFNGKRKRNRNRKPRNSDRGKGTAKSKFDKSKLCDKCGCYTHPTDKCKTPKHLAILYQQSHGRNAPRGKRFEANFNLHPDGTDGAGCSQDVPSGPSNAVTLLPSKDPTGTEDMMVEYTSTDMFGDFD, from the coding sequence ATGGCTCGAGAATTTGAGGCACTCGCCCTCAATGGCCACAACTACCCTACTTGGGCCATGGACACGAAGATCGCTCTTGAATCTCGTGGGATAGTGCGTGCAATCCAGGTTGAGCAGGATCCTCTGCCGGCCGGAGTCACGCCACTAACGGAAGAACAGAAGTATATCGCCTTATACATTATAAGGCACCATATTCACCCAGATCTCAAGTCTGAGTACTTGGAGGAGGAATCCCCTAGTACCCTGTTTCAGGCCCTCAAAACGAGGTATGAACAGCAAAAGGCAGTTGTCCTGCCAGAAGCACTCCATGATTGGACTCACCTCCGTCTTCAGGACTTCAAGTCCATCGGAGAGTACAATCACGAGGTTCATAAGATCAGTTCCAAGTTACGCTTTTGCGGGAAGGAACCTACTGATGCGGAGAAGATAGAGAAAACTCTGTCGACTACGCTCCCATCTGACAGGATCCTCCAGCAGCAGTACCGTGCTCGCGACTACCAAGTCTATTCCGATCTTATTCATATCTTACTTCAGGCTGAAAAGCATGATGAGCTACTCGCTAAGAATGGCTCTCAGCGTCCGGTTGGTTCTCAACCCCTACCTGAAGTTCATATGAATGTCGCGAACGGACGAAAGTTTGATGGTGGTTTCAAAGGAAAGCCCTCGAACTTTAATGGTAAGCGAAAGCGCAACCGGAACAGGAAGCCCAGAAACTCAGACCGTGGGAAAGGCACCGCAAAGTCGAAGTTTGACAAATCTAAGCTTTGCGACAAGTGTGGATGCTACACGCACCCCACTGACAAGTGCAAGACCCCAAAGCATCTGGCCATTCTGTACCAGCAATCCCATGGACGCAACGCGCCTCGAGGGAAAAGGTTTGAAGCCAACTTCAACcttcatccagatggcaccgatgGAGCTGGCTGTTCGCAAGACGTTCCCTCGGGACCGAGCAACGCCGTTACTCTCCTTCCATCAAAGGACCCTACAGGAACGGAGGACATGATGGTTGAGTACACCTCAACCGACATGTTTGGAGACTTCGACTAG
- the LOC127314904 gene encoding transcription factor MAMYB, producing MEFIDDDWDSQPRARVVHSRANAVANSTSAATANPASRSLPHTAACAASAVLLLAGAYSLGAAYQVFSSLLIWIAFSLLLAPFAPPSATGGDISVGRGSLLPDQEPSEEPTPDPVAPSRRGRRQNAAPPPPKSSDPIAPPTQMRAARQEAAAVLNAGEREEDVGEWTDQEMELLRRQMLKHPAGEPQRWEKIASVFGGRRTPESVIRAAKSGATAAAGGSFEQFLRKRKPLDPRAEAADADAGGNAGGGDGGDGGWSASDDRALLNALKEFPKDTAMRWEKVAAAVPGKTKAGCMKRVTGLKRDFRSSKAPSEA from the coding sequence aTGGAGTTCATCGACGACGACTGGGACTCCCAGCCGCGCGCGCGCGTCGTCCATTCCCGCGCCAACGCCGTCGCcaactccacctccgccgccacggcTAACCCCGCGTCGCGCTCCCTCCCCCACACCGCCGCCTGCGCAGCATCAGCCGTgctcctcctcgccggcgcctACTCCCTCGGCGCGGCCTACCAGGTCTTCTCCTCCCTCCTCATCTGGATCGCATTCTCCCTGCTCCTCGCCCCTTTCGCGCCCCCCTCCGCCACCGGCGGCGACATCTCcgtcggccgcggcagcctactCCCCGACCAGGAACCGTCCGAGGAGCCCACCCCGGACCCCGTCGCACCATCCCGCCGGGGTCGCCGCCAGAACGCGGCCCCGCCGCCCCCGAAGTCGTCAGATCCGATCGCTCCTCCCACCCAGATGCGTGCGGCGCGGCAGGAGGCGGCTGCTGTCCTGAACGCTGGGGAGAGGGAGGAGGATGTTGGCGAGTGGACCGACCAAGAAATGGAGCTTCTCCGGCGGCAGATGCTGAAGCACCCGGCTGGGGAGCCCCAGCGCTGGGAGAAGATCGCCTCCGTGTTCGGCGGCCGCCGCACGCCGGAGAGCGTCATCCGCGCGGCGAAGTCAGGCGCCACCGCAGCAGCAGGGGGCTCATTCGAGCAGTTCCTGCGCAAGCGCAAGCCGCTCGACCCGAGGGCTGAGGCGGCAGATGCCGACGCAGGTGGCAATGCCGGAGGAGGGGATGGTGGCGACGGTGGTTGGAGTGCCAGTGATGACCGTGCTCTGCTTAACGCACTCAAGGAGTTCCCCAAGGACACAGCAATGAGGTGGGAGAAGGTGGCTGCGGCGGTGCCTGGGAAGACCAAGGCCGGGTGCATGAAGAGGGTCACTGGGCTCAAGCGTGACTTCCGGAGCAGCAAGGCGCCGTCAGAAGCTTGA